In Sulfitobacter sp. OXR-159, one DNA window encodes the following:
- the glcF gene encoding glycolate oxidase subunit GlcF, producing the protein MQTTFTPEQLQDPDTQRSNDILRACVHCGFCTATCPTYQVLGDELDSPRGRIYLIKDMLENDRDPDPKTVLHIDRCLSCLACMTTCPSGVHYMHLVDHARSYIEERYKRPLGERALRWMLARILPYPTRFRVALLGAKIGRPFARLMPDARLRAMLEMAPKTIPPVSRNDDPQSFQAQGKPLRRVALMTGCAQKALNTDINDATIRLLTRAGCEVVVAEGAGCCGALTHHMGKTDESHAHAARNIRAWCAEMDGGGLDAIVINTSGCGTAVKDYGHMFRNDPLAEDAARVSALAKDVTELLAELDLPFVEPAEPGMVVAYHAACSLQHGQQIKTTPKTLLKQAGFTVVEPADSHLCCGSAGTYNLMQPEISAKLKERKIKTLEAKSPDVIAAGNIGCMMQIGSGTGVPVVHSVELLDWACGGPRPPALDCDPDAPAQVPRLR; encoded by the coding sequence ATGCAAACCACCTTTACCCCCGAGCAATTGCAGGATCCTGACACGCAGCGCAGCAACGACATTCTGCGCGCCTGTGTGCACTGCGGTTTTTGCACGGCGACTTGCCCGACCTATCAGGTCTTGGGCGATGAGTTGGACAGCCCGCGCGGACGTATCTACCTGATTAAGGACATGCTGGAGAATGACCGCGACCCGGACCCAAAGACGGTGCTGCACATCGACCGCTGCCTCTCTTGCCTTGCCTGTATGACGACCTGCCCCTCGGGCGTGCATTACATGCATCTGGTCGACCACGCGCGCAGCTACATCGAAGAGCGGTACAAGCGGCCCCTAGGCGAACGCGCGCTGCGCTGGATGCTGGCGCGGATCCTGCCCTATCCGACACGCTTTCGAGTGGCGCTTTTAGGGGCCAAGATCGGGCGGCCCTTCGCGCGGCTGATGCCCGACGCCCGGCTGCGCGCCATGCTTGAAATGGCACCAAAAACGATCCCTCCGGTCAGCCGCAATGACGATCCGCAAAGCTTCCAGGCTCAGGGCAAACCGCTGCGGCGGGTGGCCCTGATGACCGGCTGCGCCCAAAAGGCGCTGAACACCGATATCAATGACGCCACGATCCGGTTGCTGACCCGTGCGGGTTGCGAGGTGGTGGTGGCCGAAGGCGCGGGCTGTTGCGGCGCGCTGACCCATCACATGGGCAAGACCGATGAAAGCCACGCCCATGCGGCGCGTAATATCCGCGCGTGGTGTGCTGAGATGGATGGCGGGGGGCTGGATGCCATCGTGATCAACACCTCGGGCTGCGGCACCGCGGTCAAGGATTACGGCCATATGTTCCGCAATGACCCACTGGCAGAGGATGCCGCGCGGGTCTCGGCCTTGGCAAAGGATGTGACGGAGCTGCTCGCGGAGTTGGACCTGCCCTTTGTCGAACCGGCAGAGCCGGGCATGGTCGTCGCCTATCACGCGGCTTGTTCTCTGCAGCATGGGCAGCAGATCAAGACCACGCCGAAAACGCTGCTGAAACAGGCCGGCTTCACGGTGGTAGAGCCTGCCGATAGCCACCTCTGCTGTGGCTCGGCAGGGACGTATAACCTCATGCAGCCAGAGATTTCGGCCAAGCTGAAAGAGCGCAAGATCAAGACGCTAGAGGCGAAATCGCCGGATGTCATCGCAGCGGGCAATATCGGGTGTATGATGCAGATCGGGTCGGGCACCGGGGTGCCTGTGGTGCATAGTGTCGAACTGCTGGATTGGGCCTGTGGCGGGCCGAGACCGCCCGCGCTTGACTGTGACCCCGATGCGCCCGCGCAGGTGCCGCGTTTGCGTTAA
- a CDS encoding DUF1523 family protein, with the protein MRIVKWVFWVTVWVLVAAFFHYTLPQTDIVRVTDTYEKRIDFGNSSIFWAGSATDSAGLAVNRDVFFIQTRRAKGDVMVYRNEDTGWGWPPYFKFDTANLQAEAADARSTTGAPQYYALKHYGWRSELLSIYPNAISLRPVEGPEASKGIPFVTIIVLTLVAALFYAIWVRWRRFRRARLDPRIEAIEDDFAARRGRFARWRAERRARK; encoded by the coding sequence ATGAGAATCGTTAAATGGGTGTTCTGGGTGACCGTCTGGGTGCTGGTGGCGGCGTTCTTCCATTATACTCTGCCGCAGACTGATATCGTTCGGGTCACGGACACCTATGAAAAGCGGATCGACTTCGGCAACAGTTCGATCTTCTGGGCCGGCTCTGCGACGGATAGTGCCGGGCTAGCGGTCAACCGCGATGTCTTTTTCATCCAGACCCGCCGCGCCAAGGGCGATGTCATGGTTTACCGCAACGAAGACACCGGCTGGGGCTGGCCGCCCTATTTCAAATTCGACACTGCCAACCTTCAGGCCGAGGCGGCGGATGCCCGCAGCACCACCGGCGCGCCGCAGTATTATGCGCTGAAACATTACGGTTGGCGCAGTGAGCTTTTGTCGATCTACCCCAATGCCATTTCGCTCCGCCCTGTCGAAGGGCCGGAGGCGAGCAAGGGTATTCCTTTCGTGACCATCATTGTGCTGACCCTGGTGGCGGCCCTGTTCTATGCCATCTGGGTGCGGTGGCGGCGGTTCCGTCGCGCGCGGTTGGACCCAAGGATCGAGGCGATCGAGGATGACTTCGCCGCGCGCCGAGGGCGCTTTGCCCGGTGGCGTGCCGAACGACGCGCGCGGAAGTAA
- the rlmH gene encoding 23S rRNA (pseudouridine(1915)-N(3))-methyltransferase RlmH translates to MRVHLCAMGRLRAGPEKTLVDDYLTRFDRTGRGLGLGPARVVEVEDKKGGGMAAEAVLLQRAIPQGAVICVLDERGKVETSPAFAERLGTWRDAGRGDLAFVIGGADGIDPSLRAQADHALSFGKMVWPHMLVRVMLVEQLYRAAAILSGGPYHRV, encoded by the coding sequence ATGCGGGTACATCTCTGCGCCATGGGCCGGCTTCGCGCCGGTCCCGAAAAAACTCTTGTCGATGATTATCTCACCCGGTTCGACCGGACCGGGCGCGGTCTGGGCCTTGGTCCTGCGCGTGTGGTTGAGGTGGAAGACAAAAAGGGCGGCGGCATGGCTGCCGAGGCCGTCCTGTTGCAACGCGCGATTCCGCAAGGTGCGGTGATTTGCGTGTTGGATGAGCGCGGCAAAGTCGAAACCTCCCCTGCTTTTGCTGAACGGCTTGGCACTTGGCGTGATGCCGGGCGGGGCGATTTGGCCTTTGTCATCGGCGGGGCGGATGGCATTGATCCCAGTCTGCGGGCGCAGGCGGATCACGCGCTGTCCTTTGGCAAGATGGTCTGGCCGCATATGCTGGTGCGGGTCATGCTGGTCGAACAGCTATACCGCGCCGCCGCGATACTATCGGGCGGGCCTTATCACCGGGTCTGA
- a CDS encoding Hsp20 family protein, whose protein sequence is MRSFDFAPLYRSSVGFDQIANMMDRVLTNDGATPSYPPYNIEKLDNDAYRISIAVAGFSDSDLSVEVREKALIVSARKADEDEAKSYLHRGIATRAFERRFHLADHVQVIGAAHANGMLHIELERQVPEALKPRQIAISSEVKAIDKDVVDAKSVN, encoded by the coding sequence ATGCGTAGCTTTGATTTCGCACCCCTTTACCGCTCCAGCGTTGGTTTTGACCAGATCGCCAATATGATGGACCGGGTTCTGACAAACGATGGGGCCACCCCCAGCTATCCCCCCTACAATATCGAAAAGCTCGACAACGATGCCTACCGCATCTCGATCGCCGTGGCTGGTTTCTCCGACAGCGACCTGAGCGTCGAAGTCCGTGAGAAGGCGCTGATCGTTTCGGCCCGCAAGGCTGATGAGGATGAGGCCAAGTCCTACCTGCACCGTGGCATCGCCACCCGCGCCTTTGAGCGCCGCTTCCATTTGGCGGACCACGTTCAGGTGATCGGCGCGGCCCATGCCAATGGCATGCTGCATATCGAGCTTGAGCGTCAGGTGCCTGAGGCCCTGAAGCCGCGCCAGATCGCCATCTCTTCCGAGGTGAAGGCGATCGACAAGGACGTGGTTGACGCCAAGTCCGTGAACTAA
- a CDS encoding alpha/beta hydrolase, translated as MMLDDAYANAAYIDGADSFPPRWKKEAEAFRANLGARAQLNVRYGPSDRQKFDFFQPEGVSRGTVVFVHGGYWKAFDKSYWSHLAAGPLARGYAVAMPSYDLCPDVRISEISTQIAAALTEVANRTQGTIVLSGHSAGGHLVARMTDPLLLGAEVRDRITRIVPISPVADLAPLLQTQMNETLRLDEAEAEAESPMNMTPPHGVDVTVWVGAQERPAFLEQAENFARSWGAKLVVAEGKHHFDVIDPLAEPDSDLTKALLGS; from the coding sequence ATGATGCTAGATGACGCCTATGCAAATGCTGCCTATATCGACGGGGCCGACAGCTTTCCGCCCCGCTGGAAGAAGGAGGCAGAGGCGTTTCGCGCAAACTTGGGTGCGCGGGCGCAGTTGAATGTGCGCTATGGCCCTTCGGACCGTCAGAAGTTCGATTTTTTCCAGCCCGAGGGCGTGTCGCGCGGCACGGTGGTTTTCGTGCATGGCGGCTATTGGAAGGCGTTCGACAAAAGCTATTGGTCGCATCTGGCCGCCGGTCCGCTGGCGCGGGGCTATGCCGTGGCGATGCCGTCTTATGACCTTTGCCCCGATGTGCGCATCTCGGAGATTTCCACACAGATCGCCGCTGCGCTGACCGAAGTGGCGAACCGCACACAGGGCACAATCGTGCTGTCGGGCCATTCGGCGGGCGGGCATCTGGTGGCCCGGATGACCGACCCCCTGCTGCTCGGGGCCGAGGTGCGCGACCGGATCACGCGGATCGTGCCGATCTCGCCCGTGGCTGACCTTGCGCCGCTGCTTCAGACCCAGATGAACGAAACCCTGCGACTGGACGAGGCCGAGGCCGAGGCGGAAAGCCCGATGAACATGACGCCGCCGCACGGCGTTGATGTCACCGTTTGGGTGGGCGCTCAGGAGCGGCCCGCCTTCCTTGAACAGGCCGAGAATTTTGCCCGCAGTTGGGGCGCGAAACTGGTCGTGGCCGAAGGCAAGCACCATTTCGACGTGATCGACCCGTTGGCCGAGCCGGACAGCGACCTGACCAAAGCGCTATTGGGCAGCTAG
- a CDS encoding mechanosensitive ion channel family protein translates to MIPESHPFSNFLLSLQALFDGVLGFGESVLSPGWRQNQILILLALVALAWILHRVTGVMLQNWVRSREGWSKWQLRVVVQVKRRLGLIWFALLAGILYQVMQNITWPSRSYLIGLAATLAAIYVGIAFAARLVRNRPLRRMVTWGLWIYATLYMLNVADDVAVFLDDVALTIGEFRLSVLTVLTALVVVGALLTMARLASTTTAATIRKNEDISPSMQVLAVKGVQILLYGLAFFIGVRAVGIDLTGLAVLSGAIGVGLGFGLQKVVSNLVSGVIILLDKSIKPGDVISLGETFGWIQTLGARYASVVTRDGKEYLIPNEDLITGQVVNWSHSNDFVRLDIYFGTAYSDDPHVVRKLAVDAAKGVDRVLSYKAPVCHIVGFGDSSVDYILRFWIKDPTGGLTNIRGNVYLALWDAFKENDISIPFPQREVKVIEDSQLALSRVAAAENLPD, encoded by the coding sequence ATGATCCCTGAGTCCCACCCTTTCTCGAACTTCCTTCTATCGCTTCAGGCTTTGTTTGATGGGGTCCTCGGCTTTGGTGAAAGCGTCCTGAGCCCCGGGTGGCGGCAGAACCAGATTTTGATCTTGCTGGCCTTGGTTGCGCTGGCGTGGATCCTGCATCGGGTCACCGGCGTGATGCTGCAAAACTGGGTCCGCTCGCGCGAAGGGTGGTCCAAGTGGCAGTTGCGGGTGGTGGTGCAGGTCAAGCGACGGCTGGGGCTGATCTGGTTCGCGCTGCTGGCCGGGATTTTGTATCAGGTGATGCAGAATATCACTTGGCCGTCGCGGTCTTATCTTATCGGCTTGGCGGCGACCTTGGCGGCAATCTATGTCGGCATCGCCTTTGCCGCGCGTCTGGTGCGCAACCGACCCCTGCGGCGCATGGTGACATGGGGGCTGTGGATCTATGCCACGCTCTACATGCTGAATGTCGCGGACGATGTGGCGGTGTTTCTGGATGACGTGGCGCTGACGATTGGGGAGTTCCGGCTGTCGGTATTGACCGTCCTGACGGCTTTGGTGGTGGTCGGCGCGTTGCTGACCATGGCGCGGCTTGCCAGCACGACAACTGCTGCGACGATCCGTAAGAACGAAGACATCAGCCCTTCCATGCAGGTGCTGGCCGTGAAGGGGGTGCAGATCCTACTCTATGGTCTGGCGTTCTTCATCGGGGTGCGAGCCGTGGGGATTGATCTGACGGGGCTGGCGGTGCTCTCGGGTGCGATCGGTGTGGGCCTTGGTTTCGGTCTGCAAAAGGTCGTGTCGAACCTCGTCTCGGGCGTGATCATCCTGCTGGATAAGTCGATCAAGCCCGGCGATGTGATCAGCCTGGGTGAGACCTTCGGCTGGATCCAAACGCTCGGCGCGCGCTATGCCTCTGTGGTCACGCGGGACGGCAAAGAATACCTGATCCCGAACGAAGACCTGATCACCGGACAAGTGGTGAACTGGTCGCATTCCAATGACTTTGTGCGCCTCGATATCTATTTTGGCACGGCCTATTCCGACGATCCGCATGTGGTGCGCAAACTGGCGGTCGATGCGGCCAAAGGCGTCGACCGGGTGCTGAGCTACAAGGCGCCGGTCTGTCACATCGTCGGCTTTGGCGATTCGTCGGTGGATTACATCCTGCGCTTCTGGATCAAGGATCCGACCGGCGGGCTGACCAACATTCGCGGCAATGTCTATCTGGCGCTTTGGGATGCGTTCAAGGAAAACGACATTTCCATCCCCTTCCCGCAGCGCGAGGTGAAAGTCATCGAAGACAGTCAATTGGCGCTCTCAAGGGTGGCGGCGGCGGAGAATTTGCCTGACTAG
- a CDS encoding FAD-linked oxidase C-terminal domain-containing protein, with protein sequence MQMPTPDSGIIARKARVVARLRAALPRNAVIDDEHETRAYECDALTAYKCPPLAVTLPASTQEVSTVLRICHEEGVPVVPRGSGTSLAGGALPTADSVVLGVARMAEVLEVDYDNRLMRVQTGRTNLSVTGAVEEDGFFYAPDPSSQLACAIAGNIAMNSGGAHCLKYGVTTNNLLGVTMVMMDGDVVEIGGGYMDAGGLDLLGLVCGSEGQLGVVTEATLRILPKPEGARPVLMGFDDNAVAGACVSDIIKAGVLPVAIEFMDRPCIEATEAFAHAGYPMCEALLIVEVEGSDAEIDHQLALITEIARRHNPVELRESTSAEESAAIWLGRKSAFGAMGQINDYMCLDGTIPVNELPMVLRRIGEMSDSYGLKVGNVFHAGDGNMHPLILFDANKPGDLEKCEAFGADILRLCVEAGGCLTGEHGVGIEKRDLMHVQYAPADLEAQLAVKDVFDPTWLLNPAKVFPLDVTEGRRGSGASVAA encoded by the coding sequence ATGCAGATGCCAACACCCGATTCCGGGATCATTGCGCGCAAAGCGCGAGTCGTGGCGCGGCTGCGTGCGGCGCTGCCCCGCAATGCCGTCATCGACGATGAGCATGAGACCCGCGCCTATGAATGCGACGCGCTCACAGCCTATAAATGCCCCCCTTTGGCCGTGACCCTTCCGGCCAGCACTCAAGAAGTTTCCACCGTGCTGCGGATATGTCATGAGGAGGGCGTGCCTGTCGTGCCGCGCGGATCGGGCACCTCGCTCGCCGGTGGGGCGCTGCCCACAGCCGATAGTGTTGTGCTGGGGGTGGCCCGCATGGCCGAGGTGCTTGAGGTCGACTATGACAACCGGCTCATGCGGGTGCAGACCGGGCGCACCAATCTCAGCGTGACCGGCGCGGTAGAGGAGGATGGCTTCTTCTACGCGCCAGACCCTTCCAGCCAGTTGGCCTGCGCCATCGCGGGCAATATCGCGATGAATTCAGGCGGGGCGCATTGTCTGAAATACGGGGTCACCACGAACAACCTGCTGGGCGTCACGATGGTGATGATGGATGGCGACGTGGTTGAAATCGGTGGGGGCTATATGGATGCAGGCGGGCTGGACCTTCTGGGGCTGGTCTGCGGCTCCGAAGGTCAGCTGGGCGTGGTGACAGAGGCAACGCTGCGGATTCTGCCCAAACCCGAAGGCGCGCGGCCCGTGCTGATGGGCTTTGACGATAACGCCGTGGCGGGGGCCTGTGTCAGCGACATCATCAAGGCCGGGGTGCTGCCGGTGGCGATCGAATTCATGGACCGCCCCTGTATCGAGGCGACGGAGGCTTTCGCCCATGCAGGCTACCCGATGTGCGAGGCGCTGCTGATCGTCGAGGTCGAAGGCTCCGACGCCGAGATCGATCACCAGCTTGCCCTGATCACCGAGATCGCCCGCCGCCACAACCCGGTGGAACTGCGCGAAAGCACCAGCGCCGAAGAAAGCGCGGCGATCTGGCTGGGGCGCAAATCGGCCTTCGGTGCGATGGGGCAGATCAACGACTACATGTGTCTGGATGGCACGATCCCGGTGAACGAGCTGCCGATGGTGCTACGGCGCATTGGCGAGATGTCGGACAGCTATGGCCTTAAAGTCGGCAACGTCTTTCACGCAGGCGACGGCAATATGCACCCGCTGATCCTGTTTGACGCCAACAAACCCGGCGATCTGGAAAAATGCGAAGCCTTCGGCGCGGATATCCTGCGGCTTTGTGTCGAGGCGGGCGGCTGTCTGACCGGGGAGCATGGCGTGGGCATCGAAAAGCGCGATCTGATGCATGTGCAATATGCCCCGGCGGATCTTGAGGCGCAGTTGGCGGTGAAAGACGTGTTTGATCCGACGTGGCTGTTGAACCCGGCCAAGGTCTTTCCTTTGGATGTCACGGAAGGGCGGCGCGGCAGCGGCGCATCGGTGGCCGCGTGA
- a CDS encoding NAD-dependent succinate-semialdehyde dehydrogenase: MTDAKTDLKSLLKDPSLLETRAYIGGQWVDGEDGTFDVTNPARGDVIAQVADLSRAQVAGAIAQAEKAQKDWASWTGKERAAVMRKWFDLMMENQDDLGTILTAEQGKPLAEAKGEIAYGASFIEFFGEEAKRVYGEMIPGHQRDKRIMVMKQPIGVAASITPWNFPNAMITRKAAPALAAGCSFVARPAAETPLSAIVMGVLAERAGIPAGVFNVLPSSSSSAVGKEFCENPAVRKLTFTGSTEVGRILLKQAADQVMKCSMELGGNAPFIVFDDADLDAAVEGAIMCKFRNNGQTCVCANRIYVQAGVYDAFAAKLKDRVSKMKVGDGLEEGTDLGPLINPEASDKVREHIKDAVDNGAEVILGNAKDDMGGNFFGPTIVTGVTQDMKVAKEETFGPLAPLFKFDDVDDVIAMANDTIFGLASYFYAKDLSRVYKVAEALEYGIVGVNTGIISTELAPFGGVKQSGLGREGSHHGIEDYLEMKYVCLSV, encoded by the coding sequence ATGACTGATGCTAAGACGGATCTGAAATCACTGCTGAAAGACCCCAGCCTGCTTGAAACCCGCGCCTATATCGGCGGCCAATGGGTCGACGGTGAAGACGGCACCTTTGACGTGACCAATCCCGCGCGGGGCGATGTCATCGCACAGGTTGCTGACCTCAGCCGTGCACAGGTCGCGGGCGCGATTGCCCAAGCCGAAAAGGCGCAAAAAGACTGGGCCAGCTGGACCGGCAAGGAACGCGCCGCAGTGATGCGCAAATGGTTCGACCTGATGATGGAGAACCAAGACGATCTGGGCACCATCCTGACCGCCGAGCAGGGCAAACCGCTGGCCGAGGCCAAGGGCGAGATCGCCTATGGCGCGTCCTTCATCGAGTTCTTCGGCGAAGAAGCCAAGCGCGTCTACGGCGAGATGATCCCCGGCCACCAGCGCGACAAGCGCATCATGGTGATGAAGCAGCCCATCGGTGTTGCCGCCTCGATCACGCCGTGGAACTTCCCTAACGCGATGATCACCCGCAAGGCAGCCCCGGCGCTGGCGGCGGGCTGTTCCTTTGTGGCGCGTCCGGCGGCTGAGACACCGCTCTCGGCCATCGTCATGGGCGTGCTGGCGGAACGTGCGGGCATTCCCGCAGGCGTGTTCAACGTGCTGCCGTCCTCATCGTCGTCGGCTGTGGGCAAGGAGTTCTGCGAGAACCCCGCCGTGCGCAAGCTGACCTTCACCGGCTCCACCGAAGTTGGGCGCATCCTGCTGAAGCAGGCTGCCGATCAGGTGATGAAATGCTCCATGGAACTGGGCGGCAACGCGCCGTTCATCGTCTTTGACGACGCCGATCTTGATGCCGCCGTCGAAGGCGCGATCATGTGCAAGTTCCGCAACAATGGTCAGACCTGCGTCTGCGCCAACCGGATCTACGTGCAGGCCGGGGTCTATGACGCCTTCGCGGCCAAGCTGAAGGACCGTGTGAGCAAGATGAAGGTCGGCGATGGCCTTGAAGAGGGCACCGACCTTGGCCCGCTTATCAACCCCGAAGCCTCCGACAAGGTGCGCGAGCACATCAAGGATGCGGTCGACAACGGGGCCGAGGTCATTCTGGGCAATGCTAAGGACGACATGGGCGGCAACTTCTTCGGCCCGACCATCGTGACAGGCGTGACGCAGGACATGAAGGTTGCCAAGGAAGAGACATTCGGCCCCCTCGCGCCGCTGTTCAAATTCGACGATGTTGACGATGTCATCGCCATGGCGAACGACACGATCTTTGGCCTCGCGTCCTACTTCTATGCCAAGGATCTCAGCCGCGTCTACAAGGTGGCCGAGGCGCTGGAATACGGCATCGTCGGCGTGAACACCGGCATCATCTCGACCGAGCTTGCGCCCTTTGGTGGGGTCAAGCAATCTGGCCTTGGCCGCGAAGGCAGCCACCACGGGATCGAAGACTATCTTGAGATGAAATACGTCTGCCTGTCGGTCTAA
- the rsfS gene encoding ribosome silencing factor, with amino-acid sequence MTAASQIATSDDLLALILSSLNDDKAEDIVQIDLRGKTAIGDYMVICSGRSTRQVSAISEKLAQAVKDATGRTSKMEGRETGDWVLIDTGDVVVHVFRPEVREFYQLEKMWLGGEDAAAVMPH; translated from the coding sequence ATGACTGCCGCCTCGCAAATCGCAACCAGCGACGACCTGCTGGCGCTTATCCTTTCCTCGCTGAATGACGACAAGGCCGAAGACATCGTGCAGATCGATCTGCGCGGCAAGACGGCCATCGGCGACTATATGGTGATCTGCTCGGGCCGCTCCACGCGGCAGGTTTCGGCGATCTCGGAAAAGCTGGCACAGGCCGTCAAAGACGCCACCGGACGTACGTCCAAGATGGAAGGCCGCGAAACCGGCGACTGGGTCTTGATCGACACAGGCGACGTTGTAGTGCATGTCTTCCGCCCCGAAGTGCGTGAGTTCTACCAGCTCGAAAAGATGTGGCTGGGCGGCGAAGACGCAGCTGCGGTCATGCCGCACTGA
- a CDS encoding FAD-binding protein has protein sequence MTITTEAEVVEAIRSAQAPLSLRGGNTRGMAGPGADLSLAGLRGISLYEPGALTLVAQAGTPVSEIETTLAAEGQRLAFEPMDHRALMGCSGTPTIGGVFAANVSGPRRLAIGAARDFLLGVRFVDGQGNVIKNGGRVMKNVTGYDLVKLMAGSRGTLGAVTEVSLKVLPTPETSATLVLSGLDDAAAIAAMALAMRSPFEVAGAAHDQAQGLSFLRLEGFETSVSYRTGRLKDLLAATGAELEVLDAEPSATLWRDLRDVAAFHGAAGDVWRVHCRPTEAPALAAKAGAEAHLYDWAGGLIWLRMAPGTDLRARLGRYDGHATLLRAESAAQTLLPRQEPEAPGVARLTAGLRAKFDPRGIFNAEALALTP, from the coding sequence GTGACGATAACGACTGAAGCAGAAGTGGTCGAGGCGATCCGATCCGCGCAGGCGCCCTTGTCCCTGCGGGGTGGCAATACGCGCGGCATGGCTGGGCCGGGGGCGGACCTGTCGCTTGCCGGATTGCGGGGCATCAGCCTCTATGAGCCGGGCGCGCTGACGCTGGTGGCGCAGGCGGGGACGCCAGTCTCCGAGATTGAGACGACATTGGCCGCCGAAGGGCAGCGGCTGGCCTTTGAACCGATGGACCACCGCGCGCTTATGGGCTGCAGTGGCACGCCGACCATCGGCGGGGTTTTTGCGGCGAACGTTAGCGGCCCGCGGCGGCTTGCCATCGGCGCGGCGCGGGATTTCCTTCTGGGCGTGCGCTTTGTCGATGGGCAGGGGAACGTTATCAAAAACGGGGGCCGGGTGATGAAGAACGTCACCGGCTATGATCTGGTCAAGTTGATGGCCGGGTCGCGCGGAACCTTGGGGGCCGTGACCGAGGTGTCGCTAAAGGTGCTGCCCACCCCGGAAACCAGCGCAACGCTCGTGCTTTCGGGGCTGGACGACGCCGCTGCCATCGCCGCCATGGCGCTGGCCATGCGCAGCCCCTTTGAAGTTGCCGGCGCGGCACATGATCAGGCGCAGGGGCTGTCATTTCTGCGGTTGGAGGGGTTTGAGACCTCGGTCTCCTACCGGACGGGGCGGCTGAAGGATTTGCTGGCCGCAACGGGGGCCGAGCTTGAGGTGCTGGACGCAGAGCCCTCCGCGACCCTCTGGCGCGATTTGCGCGATGTTGCGGCCTTTCATGGGGCGGCGGGGGATGTCTGGCGGGTGCACTGCCGCCCGACCGAGGCCCCCGCGCTGGCGGCAAAAGCCGGGGCCGAGGCACATCTTTATGACTGGGCCGGGGGGCTGATCTGGCTGCGCATGGCGCCCGGCACCGACCTGCGCGCGCGGTTGGGGCGGTATGACGGTCACGCGACCCTATTGCGGGCCGAAAGCGCGGCGCAGACTCTGCTGCCCCGGCAGGAACCCGAAGCGCCGGGCGTGGCGCGGTTGACGGCGGGGCTGAGGGCCAAGTTCGACCCGCGAGGCATCTTCAACGCCGAAGCCTTGGCGCTGACCCCATGA
- a CDS encoding trypsin-like serine peptidase, whose protein sequence is MVLRCILRQLLAAILGVFTFATAALAQDSALKALDNGVDAAAWEAVGRLDIGGTGFCTGTLIAPRLVLTAAHCLFDRETKARIDHGEVQFLAGWRNGRAGAYRDIRRAVVHPDYVYDGEVSSGRVRNDLALLELSRPIRNTTIRPFGTAARPRPGDSVGVVSYARDRAEAPSLQEVCKVLAQQEGVLVTSCSVDFGSSGAPIFSIVAGEAHIVSVVSAKAEVEGAQVSLGTALGAPLALLQAELVAGKGVFLDSNPAGKRIRVGEERETGAKFIRP, encoded by the coding sequence ATGGTTTTGAGGTGCATTTTGCGACAATTGTTGGCGGCTATTCTCGGCGTATTTACCTTCGCCACGGCGGCGCTGGCCCAAGACAGTGCGCTCAAGGCGCTCGACAACGGTGTGGACGCCGCTGCTTGGGAGGCCGTGGGCCGTCTCGACATCGGCGGCACCGGGTTTTGCACCGGCACGTTGATCGCTCCGCGTCTGGTGCTGACCGCCGCGCATTGCCTGTTTGACCGCGAAACCAAGGCCCGGATCGACCATGGCGAAGTGCAGTTCCTCGCCGGTTGGCGCAATGGCCGCGCCGGGGCCTACCGCGATATCCGCCGCGCCGTGGTGCACCCCGACTACGTTTATGACGGAGAGGTATCCTCGGGCCGGGTGCGCAACGATCTGGCGCTCTTGGAACTCTCCCGCCCCATCCGCAACACGACGATCCGGCCCTTTGGCACCGCCGCGCGCCCCCGTCCCGGCGACAGCGTGGGCGTGGTCAGCTATGCCCGCGACCGGGCTGAGGCGCCATCCCTGCAAGAGGTTTGTAAGGTTTTGGCGCAGCAAGAAGGGGTTCTTGTCACCTCCTGTTCAGTCGATTTCGGCTCCAGCGGCGCGCCGATCTTTAGCATTGTCGCGGGCGAGGCGCATATCGTTTCAGTCGTCTCGGCCAAGGCCGAGGTCGAAGGCGCGCAGGTCTCGCTCGGCACCGCTCTGGGGGCGCCCTTGGCGTTGCTGCAAGCGGAGCTGGTGGCGGGCAAAGGTGTGTTTCTGGATTCCAACCCCGCTGGCAAGCGCATCCGGGTCGGCGAAGAGCGCGAGACCGGGGCGAAATTTATCCGACCCTAA